The following proteins are encoded in a genomic region of Hoeflea phototrophica DFL-43:
- the rnc gene encoding ribonuclease III, giving the protein MSRAQKKQADLIARAEERIGHQFSSPVRLERALTHASTRTNTNGNYERLEFLGDRVLGLCVAELLFGHFGNATEGEMSVRLNQLVSAQTCSEVADDLGLHEFIRTGADVKKLTGKRMANVRADVVESLIAAIYLDAGLEAARSFIHKHWKARALAEDGARRDAKTELQEWAHARFGVTPVYRVTDRAGPDHEPVFTVTVEINGAKPASGESSSKRAAEQAAATAVLEREGVWQRPSGQDNDRDT; this is encoded by the coding sequence ATGAGCCGCGCGCAGAAAAAACAGGCAGATCTGATAGCCCGGGCGGAAGAGCGGATCGGCCATCAGTTCAGCAGCCCGGTCCGGCTTGAGCGTGCACTCACCCATGCCAGCACCAGGACCAACACGAATGGCAATTACGAACGGCTGGAGTTTCTTGGCGACCGGGTGCTTGGGCTTTGTGTGGCGGAGTTGCTGTTCGGCCATTTCGGCAACGCCACGGAAGGCGAAATGTCGGTAAGGCTGAACCAGCTCGTCAGTGCCCAGACTTGCAGTGAAGTGGCCGATGATCTGGGGCTGCATGAATTTATCCGCACCGGTGCGGACGTGAAGAAACTCACCGGCAAACGCATGGCCAATGTGCGTGCCGATGTGGTGGAATCGCTGATTGCGGCGATCTACCTTGACGCAGGTCTCGAGGCTGCGCGCTCTTTCATCCACAAGCACTGGAAGGCGCGGGCGCTGGCAGAGGACGGGGCGCGACGTGACGCAAAAACCGAACTGCAGGAATGGGCTCATGCGCGCTTTGGCGTCACACCGGTCTACCGGGTGACCGATCGCGCGGGCCCTGACCATGAGCCTGTCTTCACCGTGACTGTTGAAATCAATGGGGCCAAGCCGGCCAGTGGCGAAAGCAGCTCCAAGCGCGCTGCCGAACAGGCCGCCGCCACCGCCGTACTCGAACGTGAAGGCGTCTGGCAACGCCCGTCAGGACAAGACAATGACCGAGACACCTGA
- a CDS encoding RelA/SpoT family protein, translating to MMRQYELVERVQKYKPNVNESLLNKAYVYAMQKHGKQTRASGDPYISHPLEVAAILTEMRLDESTIAVALLHDTIEDTSATRAEIDELFGEDIGRLVEGLTKIKKLDLVTKRAKQAENLRKLLLAISDDVRVLLVKLADRLHNMRTLEHVAPEKRARIAEETMDIYAPLAGRMGMQAMREELEELAFQNINQEAYDTVTGKLAELSESNRNLIHTIEQELSGLFERQGLKATVKGRQKKAYSVFRKMQSKSLSFEQLSDVFGFRIIVDTEADCYRALGIVHMRWSVVPGRFKDYISTPKQNDYRSIHTTIVGPSRQRVELQIRTRLMQDIAERGVAAHALYKDTTQDSDSELLSKDSRAYSWLRQTIEALSVGDNPEDFLEHTKLELFQDQVFCFTPKGQLIALPRGATPIDFAYAVHTDIGDTCVGAKINGRIMPLVTRLTNGDEVEILRSGVQVPPPAWEEIVVTGKARAAIRRATKAAVRKQYSGLGMRILERTFNRAGKPLSRDSLKPVLHRLGHKEVEDALAAVGRGELGSDDVFQALFPNHQETRVSTRKPVDEGWFNLRSAAGLIFKLPGLGKSKSAPKASRMAGLGNETDAMPIRGMDDNSVVRFGPGGAVPGDRIVGILEPGAGITIYPIQSPGLTKFDDQPNRWIDIRWDIDENNKNRFPSRILVTAINAPGTLADVAQAIAASETNIQNLSMVRVAADFTEMLVDLQVWDLKHLNQLIAQLKSLDSVSTVERIYE from the coding sequence ATGATGCGTCAGTACGAGCTCGTCGAGCGCGTGCAAAAATACAAGCCTAATGTCAACGAGTCTCTGCTGAACAAGGCTTATGTCTACGCCATGCAGAAGCACGGCAAGCAGACGCGTGCCAGCGGCGATCCCTACATCTCCCACCCGCTTGAGGTGGCTGCCATCCTGACCGAGATGCGGCTTGATGAATCCACCATTGCGGTGGCTCTTCTGCACGACACCATAGAGGATACCTCGGCCACCCGTGCCGAAATCGACGAGTTGTTTGGGGAGGACATCGGACGTTTGGTCGAGGGGCTGACCAAGATCAAGAAGCTTGATCTGGTGACCAAGCGGGCCAAGCAGGCGGAAAACCTGCGCAAGCTTCTGCTGGCGATTTCCGATGATGTCCGGGTCCTGCTGGTGAAACTGGCTGATCGGCTTCACAACATGCGCACGCTTGAGCATGTGGCGCCGGAGAAGCGGGCGCGGATTGCCGAGGAAACGATGGATATCTATGCGCCACTGGCCGGACGCATGGGCATGCAGGCGATGCGTGAAGAGCTGGAAGAGCTTGCGTTCCAGAACATCAATCAGGAAGCCTACGACACGGTGACGGGCAAGCTGGCCGAGCTTTCCGAGAGCAACCGCAATCTCATCCATACGATCGAGCAGGAGTTGTCGGGGCTGTTCGAGCGGCAGGGTCTGAAGGCAACCGTCAAGGGGCGTCAGAAAAAGGCCTATTCGGTCTTTCGCAAGATGCAGTCAAAGTCGCTGTCTTTTGAGCAATTGTCGGATGTTTTCGGCTTCCGGATCATCGTGGACACCGAAGCCGATTGCTATCGGGCCCTGGGCATCGTGCATATGCGCTGGTCGGTGGTGCCGGGACGCTTCAAGGACTACATCTCCACGCCCAAGCAGAATGATTACCGCTCGATCCACACCACCATTGTCGGCCCCTCGCGCCAGCGGGTTGAGCTGCAGATCCGCACCCGACTGATGCAGGATATCGCTGAGCGCGGCGTTGCGGCGCATGCGCTTTACAAGGACACGACACAGGACAGCGATAGCGAACTCCTGTCGAAGGATTCGCGTGCCTATTCGTGGCTGCGTCAGACAATCGAGGCCCTTTCGGTTGGCGACAATCCGGAGGATTTTCTCGAACATACAAAGCTGGAATTGTTCCAGGATCAGGTGTTCTGTTTTACCCCAAAGGGCCAACTGATCGCGCTGCCGCGCGGAGCCACCCCGATCGATTTCGCCTATGCGGTGCATACCGATATTGGTGACACCTGCGTGGGCGCCAAGATCAATGGCCGTATCATGCCGCTTGTCACCCGCCTTACCAATGGCGACGAGGTTGAGATCCTGCGCTCGGGCGTACAGGTGCCGCCACCGGCCTGGGAGGAAATTGTCGTTACCGGCAAGGCGCGGGCAGCGATAAGACGCGCAACCAAGGCGGCGGTTCGCAAGCAGTATTCGGGGCTCGGGATGCGGATCCTCGAGCGTACCTTCAACCGTGCGGGCAAGCCGCTGTCGCGTGACAGTCTCAAGCCGGTCTTGCACCGGCTTGGCCACAAGGAGGTCGAGGACGCGCTGGCTGCCGTGGGGCGCGGTGAATTGGGATCCGACGATGTCTTTCAGGCTCTCTTCCCCAATCATCAGGAGACCCGCGTCTCGACGCGCAAGCCGGTTGATGAAGGCTGGTTCAATCTTCGCAGTGCAGCCGGCCTGATCTTCAAGCTGCCAGGACTGGGCAAATCCAAGAGTGCTCCCAAAGCCTCACGCATGGCCGGCCTGGGCAATGAGACCGACGCCATGCCCATTCGGGGCATGGATGACAATTCTGTTGTGCGGTTCGGTCCCGGCGGAGCGGTTCCAGGCGACCGGATAGTCGGGATTCTGGAGCCTGGTGCCGGCATTACGATTTATCCGATCCAGTCGCCCGGATTGACCAAATTTGATGACCAGCCCAATCGCTGGATCGATATTCGCTGGGACATCGACGAGAACAACAAGAACCGTTTCCCCTCTAGGATACTGGTGACGGCGATCAATGCGCCCGGCACGCTTGCTGACGTTGCTCAGGCCATCGCCGCGAGCGAAACCAACATCCAGAACCTGTCCATGGTCCGTGTGGCGGCGGACTTTACCGAAATGCTTGTCGATCTGCAGGTGTGGGATCTCAAGCACCTCAACCAATTGATCGCTCAATTGAAGTCGCTGGATTCCGTTTCCACCGTCGAACGCATCTATGAATAG
- the rpoZ gene encoding DNA-directed RNA polymerase subunit omega, which translates to MARVTVEDCIDKVENRFELVLLASHRARQISQGGQITIARDNDKNPVVALREIADQTLSPGDLKEDLIHSLQKHVEVDEPEPDPEKFIQAGEASAEAVVEDDQPEAVSFASMSEEELLAGIEGLVPPEKSDDY; encoded by the coding sequence ATGGCCCGCGTCACAGTCGAAGATTGCATCGACAAAGTTGAAAATCGTTTTGAATTGGTCCTGCTCGCCAGCCATCGCGCCCGGCAGATATCGCAGGGCGGCCAGATCACGATTGCTCGCGACAATGACAAGAATCCTGTCGTTGCCCTGCGTGAGATCGCCGATCAGACTCTTTCTCCCGGCGACCTGAAGGAAGATCTCATTCACTCCTTGCAGAAGCATGTTGAAGTGGATGAGCCAGAGCCCGATCCGGAGAAGTTCATTCAGGCAGGCGAAGCCTCGGCAGAGGCTGTGGTCGAGGACGATCAGCCGGAAGCGGTTTCGTTTGCTTCGATGTCGGAAGAAGAGTTGCTCGCAGGTATCGAGGGACTTGTGCCGCCGGAAAAAAGCGACGACTATTGA
- the lepB gene encoding signal peptidase I, which translates to MSESTKDQSGGLWENVKVLIQALLLAVIIRTLFFQPFSIPSGSMMSTLLVGDYLFVSKFSYGYSKYSMPFSPDLFSGRIWSDEPERGDVAVFRLPSNPKLDYIKRVVGLPGDRIQVRDGVLFINGNAVERELVGNYTPEGRYNRGTDVPIYRETLPNGVTYTTLDLNPNSPGDNTREFVVPAGHYFMMGDNRDNSQDSRFDVGFVPLENFIGRATIIFFSIAEDASPLEIWKWPTDLRFDRFFKSAQR; encoded by the coding sequence GTGTCAGAATCTACGAAAGACCAGTCCGGCGGCCTTTGGGAAAACGTCAAGGTGCTCATCCAGGCGCTGCTGCTTGCAGTGATCATCCGCACCCTGTTTTTCCAGCCCTTCAGCATTCCGTCCGGCTCGATGATGTCGACGCTGCTGGTTGGTGACTATCTGTTCGTTTCGAAATTTTCCTACGGATACTCGAAGTATTCGATGCCTTTTTCGCCAGACCTTTTCTCGGGACGGATCTGGTCGGATGAACCCGAGCGCGGTGACGTGGCGGTGTTCAGGCTGCCGAGCAATCCCAAGCTCGACTACATCAAACGCGTTGTCGGGCTTCCGGGGGACCGGATCCAGGTCAGGGACGGGGTCCTTTTCATCAACGGCAATGCAGTGGAGCGAGAGCTGGTCGGGAATTATACGCCAGAGGGCCGCTACAACCGCGGCACCGATGTGCCGATCTATCGCGAAACCCTGCCCAATGGGGTGACCTACACCACACTGGATCTCAATCCGAATTCGCCGGGCGACAACACACGTGAGTTTGTCGTGCCCGCAGGTCACTACTTCATGATGGGTGACAACCGGGACAACTCGCAGGACAGCCGGTTTGATGTGGGTTTTGTGCCACTAGAGAATTTCATCGGCCGTGCCACCATAATCTTCTTCTCCATTGCCGAGGATGCCTCGCCGCTGGAGATCTGGAAATGGCCAACCGATCTGCGTTTTGACCGGTTCTTCAAATCCGCACAGCGATGA
- a CDS encoding DUF2062 domain-containing protein, with protein MLFRRRRPEGIFDRMRTALWPRRSFGRSFQYFIKRVLRLTATPHAIAAGVAAGVFASWTPLLGFHFVLAFVLAYVLAGNMVAAALGTAFGNPISFPFIWASTLKLGNLLIGVPQGAGHRHVDLHSLLTHLDVGQLWEPVIKPMLIGCVPPGLFTAICFYVLTYWGVTAFQTRRKSKLAARARLRIQELAAARAERRAEKANRA; from the coding sequence ATGCTGTTTCGACGCCGAAGACCAGAGGGTATTTTTGACCGGATGCGAACCGCGCTCTGGCCACGGCGCTCGTTTGGCAGGTCGTTTCAGTATTTCATAAAAAGGGTGTTGCGGCTTACTGCCACACCTCACGCCATCGCTGCAGGTGTGGCGGCGGGCGTCTTTGCCTCATGGACACCGCTTCTGGGGTTTCATTTTGTGCTGGCCTTCGTTCTGGCTTACGTTCTTGCGGGCAACATGGTGGCCGCGGCGCTGGGAACGGCTTTCGGCAATCCGATTTCGTTTCCGTTCATCTGGGCCTCGACGCTCAAGCTCGGCAATCTTCTGATCGGCGTTCCTCAGGGTGCTGGCCACCGGCACGTGGACTTGCATTCCTTGCTGACCCATCTCGATGTGGGCCAATTGTGGGAGCCCGTAATTAAGCCAATGCTGATTGGCTGCGTTCCGCCTGGGCTTTTCACTGCGATTTGCTTCTATGTTTTGACCTATTGGGGGGTGACGGCATTCCAGACCCGGAGAAAGTCGAAGCTTGCGGCGCGCGCAAGGCTTCGGATACAGGAGCTTGCCGCAGCGCGTGCTGAACGACGTGCCGAAAAGGCCAACCGCGCGTGA
- the acpS gene encoding holo-ACP synthase produces the protein MIVGIGSDLIDIRRIEKTLERHGERFTARCFTEIEQARSDRRANRAASYAKRFAAKEACSKALGTGLSKGVFWRDMGVVNLPGGKPTMRLTGGAAERLQSMLPADMTAAIHLTITDDYPLAQAFVIIEALPRP, from the coding sequence GTGATCGTCGGGATTGGCAGCGATCTGATTGATATCAGGCGAATCGAGAAAACCCTGGAGCGGCACGGCGAGCGATTCACTGCGCGCTGTTTTACCGAGATAGAGCAGGCGCGTTCAGATCGCCGTGCCAACCGCGCGGCCTCTTATGCGAAGCGGTTTGCGGCCAAGGAAGCCTGCTCAAAGGCGCTGGGAACCGGGCTGTCCAAAGGTGTGTTCTGGCGTGATATGGGCGTGGTCAATCTTCCCGGTGGAAAACCGACCATGAGACTTACCGGTGGGGCGGCAGAGCGGTTGCAGTCAATGCTCCCTGCGGACATGACCGCCGCCATTCATTTGACAATAACTGATGATTATCCGCTGGCGCAGGCGTTCGTGATTATTGAAGCGCTGCCCAGACCCTGA